The Candidatus Uhrbacteria bacterium genome has a segment encoding these proteins:
- a CDS encoding DUF2207 domain-containing protein produces the protein MKRLLFSLVFTLCAFQATHAAHAAESITDFHVEAKLDADRRLTITESIDYDFGDLQKHGIYRSIPERYSRSGTNFDLHFNIGDSLQDGKFATQNYTRGRASQNSFGR, from the coding sequence ATGAAACGCCTTCTCTTCTCGCTTGTCTTTACGCTTTGCGCTTTTCAGGCGACGCATGCGGCCCACGCCGCCGAGTCCATCACGGATTTCCATGTAGAAGCCAAGCTAGACGCTGACCGCCGTCTCACGATCACCGAGTCGATCGACTACGACTTCGGCGATCTCCAAAAGCATGGGATCTATCGTTCAATTCCGGAACGCTATTCCCGTAGCGGGACCAACTTTGATCTCCACTTTAATATCGGAGATTCATTACAGGATGGGAAATTTGCCACGCAAAATTACACGCGAGGGCGAGCATCGCAAAATTCGTTTGGGCGATGA